The Sinorhizobium alkalisoli genomic interval CAACGGCATTGTCTCGGATGTAGAGAGACATGGGTTTTCTCCTGTGGCGTATATTCCACGAGGAATATACAGATATTCTTACTGGAATATACGCCGGAGATCAAGCGGATTTGGGCGCCAGCGTTGCTTGTCGCAGTGCCACGCCGCCATTTCGGCGTTGCAGCTCAAGCGCCGATCAGCGCCAGCCACTCGTCCTCGTCCATGGTCTGGATGCCGAGCTCGCGCGCCTTGTCGAGCTTGGAGCCGGCGCCAGGGCCGGCGACGACGATGTCGGTCTTCTTCGACACCGAACCCGCGACCTTGGCACCGAGGCTCTCGGCCTTTGCCTTTGCCTCGTCGCGCGTCATCTTTTCGAGAGAGCCGGTGAAGACGACCGTCTTGCCGGCAACCGGGCTGCCGGTGGTGACCGGCATTTCGGCGCTCTCCGGCGTCACCTCTTCGAGCAGGTCCGAGATGACCTTGACGTTACGCGGCTCCTTGTAGAACTCGACGATGGCGCGGGCGACGACCTCGCCGATGCCGTCGATGCTGTTGAGTTCGTTCCAGGCGTCACCCGAATAGCTGCCCGCCTCTTTCATCGCCGCGCCGAATGTTTCGTAGCTACCATAGGATCGCGCCAGGAGCTTCGCCGTCGTCTCACCGACATGGCGAATGCCGAGGGCGTAGATGAAGCGGTGGAGCGCGATCGAGCGGCGGGCATTGATCGCATCATAGAGCTTGCGCACGCTGACCTTGCCGAAGCCCTCGATATTCTCGAGCTTCGTCAGCGAGGTCTCCTGCCGGCGCTCCAGCGTGAAGATATCGGGGGCCGTGCGGATCTTCAGGTTGTCGTCGTCGCTCTCGAAGAAGAACTCGATCTGCTTGGAGCCGAGCCCCTCTATGTCCAGGGCATTGCGCGAGACGAAATGTTTCAGGTGTTCGACCGCCTGCGCCCGGCAAACGAAGCCGCCCGTGCAGCGGCGCACCGCGTCGACCTTGCCGGTCTTCTCGTTGATGTCGCGCACCGCATGGCTGCCGCAGACCGGGCACGCCATCGGGAAGCTGTAGGGCGCCGTGCCCTCCGGCCGTTCATCCAGCACCACGTCGACGATCTGCGGGATCACGTCCCCTGCCCGCTGCACGATCACCATGTCGCCGATGCGGATGTCCCGGCCATCGCGGATCGGCTCGCCATTGTTGCCGACGCCGCGAATATAGTCCTCATTGTGCAGGGTCGCATTGGTGACGACGACGCCGCCGACGGTGATTGGCTCCAGCCGCGCGACCGGCGTAAGCGCACCGGTACGGCCGACCTGGATGTCGATGCCCTTCAATCGCGTGAAGGCCTGCTCGGCCGGGAACTTGTGGGCGGTTGCCCAGCGTGGGCTACGCGAGCGGTAGCCGAGCCGTGTCTGCAGGTCGAGCCGGTCGACCTTGTAGACGACGCCGTCGATATCATAGTCGAGTTCCGGGCGCTCGCGCTCGATATGGTGATAGTGTTCCAGCAGTTCGTCGGCGGAATGGAAGCGGCGCATCAGCGGATTGACCGGGAAGCCCCAGGCCATGAATGCCTCCACCATTCCGAACTGCGTATCCGCCGGCATGTCCGAGACTTCGCCCCAGCCATAGGCGAAGAACCGGAGCTTGCGGCTCGCCGTCACCTTGGCATCGAGTTGCCGGAGCGAGCCGGATGCCGTGTTGCGCGGGTTGACGTAGAGCGGCTTGCCCTGCGCGGCCATCTCGGCATTGAGCGCGGCGAAATCCGATTTCGCCATATAGACCTCGCCGCGCACCTCGACGACATCCGGCGCATCGGCCGGAAGCCTCTGCGGGATCATGCCGATCGTGCGGATGTTGGCGGTGACGTTCTCCCCCGTCGTGCCGTCGCCACGCGTCGCCGCCGTCACCAGGCGGCGGTTCTCGTAGCGGAGCGACATGGAAAGCCCGTCGATCTTCGGCTCGGCGGTAAAGGCGATGGAATGGTCCGGGATGAGACCCAGATAGCGATAGACGCTCGCCACGAAGTCGCGCGCATCCTCGTCGGAGAAGGTGTTGTCGAGCGAGAGCATCGGCCGCGCATGGAGGACGGGCTGGAATGTGAGCGACGGTGCCGCACCGACCTTCTTCGACGGGCTATCCTCGCGGATCAGCGCC includes:
- the ligA gene encoding NAD-dependent DNA ligase LigA, which encodes MLSNQKTVDELSEAEAAEELAFLAAELARHDALYHGQDAPEISDADYDALKRRNDLIEARFPALIREDSPSKKVGAAPSLTFQPVLHARPMLSLDNTFSDEDARDFVASVYRYLGLIPDHSIAFTAEPKIDGLSMSLRYENRRLVTAATRGDGTTGENVTANIRTIGMIPQRLPADAPDVVEVRGEVYMAKSDFAALNAEMAAQGKPLYVNPRNTASGSLRQLDAKVTASRKLRFFAYGWGEVSDMPADTQFGMVEAFMAWGFPVNPLMRRFHSADELLEHYHHIERERPELDYDIDGVVYKVDRLDLQTRLGYRSRSPRWATAHKFPAEQAFTRLKGIDIQVGRTGALTPVARLEPITVGGVVVTNATLHNEDYIRGVGNNGEPIRDGRDIRIGDMVIVQRAGDVIPQIVDVVLDERPEGTAPYSFPMACPVCGSHAVRDINEKTGKVDAVRRCTGGFVCRAQAVEHLKHFVSRNALDIEGLGSKQIEFFFESDDDNLKIRTAPDIFTLERRQETSLTKLENIEGFGKVSVRKLYDAINARRSIALHRFIYALGIRHVGETTAKLLARSYGSYETFGAAMKEAGSYSGDAWNELNSIDGIGEVVARAIVEFYKEPRNVKVISDLLEEVTPESAEMPVTTGSPVAGKTVVFTGSLEKMTRDEAKAKAESLGAKVAGSVSKKTDIVVAGPGAGSKLDKARELGIQTMDEDEWLALIGA